In Cyanobium sp. AMD-g, one genomic interval encodes:
- a CDS encoding glycosyltransferase family 4 protein has translation MRITILQGAFLPVPPLLGGAVEKLWFELGKQFSRQGHRVCHVSRRFAGLPLEEEIEGVRHLRVRGYDTPANGLHLKLLDLFYSFRALQVLPPADILITNTFWMPILTGLRQRQFGRIMVSVERMPKGQMRFYGRCACLRAPSSAVQQAILREAPRLANRVRTIPNPLPYLPPPLLKPEREPVILYCGRLHPEKGIALLIEAFAQACGWGLSGWTLRLVGPADTAAGGGGLAWLEGLLVRRKSAGLPIEWLGPIYDVQQLQCHFQQASIFVYPSLAEQGEAMPIAPLEAMACGVVPIVSDLACFRDFIHPGVNGRVFNHRATDAVTLLTNQFLELAANPLQRSVLSKATLDIRQSHHPTTIAAQFLRCFEELIEQHPHL, from the coding sequence ATGCGAATCACGATTCTTCAGGGTGCCTTTCTGCCCGTGCCACCCTTGCTTGGTGGGGCCGTGGAGAAGCTGTGGTTTGAGCTCGGCAAGCAGTTCAGCCGGCAGGGGCACCGCGTGTGCCACGTGTCGCGGCGTTTTGCCGGTCTGCCCCTGGAGGAAGAGATCGAAGGGGTGCGGCACTTGCGCGTGCGGGGCTACGACACCCCCGCCAATGGCCTCCACCTGAAGCTGCTGGATCTGTTCTATTCGTTTCGCGCTCTTCAGGTTCTTCCCCCTGCCGACATCCTGATCACCAACACCTTTTGGATGCCGATCCTGACTGGACTGCGTCAACGCCAATTCGGGCGAATCATGGTGAGTGTGGAGCGGATGCCCAAGGGGCAGATGCGCTTTTACGGCCGCTGCGCCTGTCTGCGTGCCCCCAGCAGCGCTGTGCAGCAGGCCATTCTTCGGGAGGCACCGCGCCTGGCGAACCGTGTACGCACCATCCCGAACCCCTTGCCCTACCTGCCGCCGCCGCTGCTCAAGCCCGAGCGCGAGCCCGTGATCCTCTACTGCGGACGCCTGCATCCGGAAAAGGGGATCGCGCTTCTGATCGAGGCCTTTGCCCAGGCCTGCGGATGGGGCCTCAGCGGTTGGACGCTGCGGCTGGTGGGGCCGGCCGATACGGCAGCCGGCGGCGGCGGGCTGGCCTGGCTGGAGGGCCTTCTGGTCCGGCGAAAGTCAGCCGGGCTGCCGATTGAGTGGCTCGGGCCTATTTACGACGTACAGCAGCTGCAGTGCCACTTTCAGCAGGCTTCCATTTTTGTCTATCCGTCGCTGGCCGAGCAGGGTGAAGCGATGCCCATCGCTCCTCTGGAGGCGATGGCCTGCGGCGTGGTGCCGATCGTGAGCGATCTCGCTTGCTTCCGCGACTTCATCCATCCCGGCGTTAATGGCAGGGTGTTCAACCATCGCGCCACCGATGCAGTGACGTTGCTGACCAATCAGTTTCTGGAACTGGCCGCCAATCCCCTCCAGCGCTCGGTTCTGAGCAAAGCAACCCTCGACATACGCCAGAGCCACCATCCCACCACCATCGCCGCTCAGTTTTTGCGCTGCTTTGAAGAGCTGATCGAGCAGCACCCTCATCTTTGA
- a CDS encoding glycosyltransferase family 4 protein — protein MRVQGYDTPANLVYLKLLDLFYSLRALNALPPADILVTNTFWMPILACRSQRQLGKIMVDVGRMPKGQMRFYGRSCCLRANSGAVQQAIALEAPRLADRIRTIPNPLPFLPPLEESQRREAVILYCGRLHPEKGIELLIRAFVQACGRGLSGWTLRLVGPADTAAGGGGQAWLQGLLSAPQAAELPIEWLGPIYNDQELLCQYQQSAIFVYPSLAEQGETFGLAPLEAMACGAVPIVSGLACFRDFITPGVNGMVFDHRCDDAASLLANQIIDLATDHDQRAAMSQAALGVGQSHDPAAIASEFLRCFEGMIQQNQIG, from the coding sequence GTGCGCGTGCAGGGATACGACACCCCCGCCAATCTTGTCTATCTCAAGCTTCTCGATCTCTTCTATTCCCTGCGCGCCCTCAACGCCCTTCCTCCAGCCGATATCCTGGTCACCAACACCTTCTGGATGCCAATCCTGGCGTGCCGCAGCCAGCGCCAGTTGGGAAAGATCATGGTGGATGTCGGTCGGATGCCCAAAGGGCAGATGCGCTTCTATGGCCGTTCGTGCTGCCTGCGCGCCAACAGCGGTGCCGTGCAGCAGGCCATCGCCCTAGAAGCGCCTCGTCTGGCGGATCGGATCCGCACCATCCCCAATCCCCTTCCCTTTTTGCCTCCGCTAGAGGAAAGCCAGAGGCGCGAGGCCGTGATCCTTTACTGCGGTCGTCTTCACCCCGAGAAGGGCATCGAGCTGTTGATTCGAGCCTTCGTCCAGGCCTGCGGCCGTGGGCTGAGCGGCTGGACGCTGCGCCTGGTGGGCCCCGCCGATACGGCCGCCGGTGGCGGTGGCCAGGCGTGGCTGCAGGGTTTGCTGTCCGCCCCCCAGGCCGCAGAACTGCCGATCGAGTGGTTGGGTCCGATCTACAACGATCAGGAGCTGCTTTGCCAGTACCAGCAGTCGGCGATCTTCGTGTACCCATCGCTGGCGGAGCAGGGGGAAACCTTCGGGCTGGCGCCGCTGGAGGCCATGGCCTGTGGTGCGGTGCCGATCGTGAGCGGTTTGGCCTGCTTCCGGGACTTCATCACCCCCGGGGTGAACGGCATGGTGTTTGATCATCGCTGTGATGACGCAGCGTCGCTGCTGGCCAACCAGATCATCGATCTGGCCACCGATCACGATCAACGGGCGGCCATGAGCCAGGCGGCTCTCGGCGTTGGCCAGAGCCACGATCCTGCCGCTATTGCCAGTGAGTTTCTGCGTTGCTTCGAGGGGATGATCCAGCAGAACCAGATTGGCTGA
- a CDS encoding glycosyltransferase, with the protein MKLLRLSRSLNPTGGGIAEGVRQITPHLAALGVVSTVASLDPPEAPWLQHQPFTAIGLGPVASGYGYRRGLPARILDLAQQHDVVIIEGTWQYHAYATWRALRGTGIPYFVYTHGMLDPWFKRTYPLKHLKKWTYWPWADYRVLRDARAVLFTTEQERRLARQSFWLYRAKERVVGYGTSPPAGDAQTQRQLFLATYPHLQGKRLWLFLSRIHPKKGVDLLIEAFAAVATSDPQLHLVIAGPDQVGWQAALQTRAAELGVAHRIIWPGMLSGDLKWGAFRAAELFCLPSHQENFGIVVAEALACGLPVAIAEPVNISAEVAAAGAGLVHDDTVAGTTEALRQWLALPTQDRAQMGLRAERLFREQFDFASVARQLLPVLLPTAGRNP; encoded by the coding sequence GTGAAGCTGCTGCGCCTGAGCCGCTCACTCAATCCCACCGGCGGAGGCATCGCCGAGGGCGTCCGCCAGATCACCCCCCACCTGGCGGCCCTGGGCGTGGTCTCCACCGTGGCCAGCCTTGACCCTCCTGAGGCCCCCTGGCTCCAACACCAGCCCTTCACAGCCATTGGCCTGGGCCCGGTGGCCAGCGGCTATGGCTACCGCCGGGGCCTGCCTGCCCGCATCCTCGATCTGGCCCAGCAACACGATGTGGTGATCATTGAGGGCACCTGGCAGTACCACGCCTATGCCACCTGGCGCGCCCTGCGCGGCACGGGTATTCCCTATTTCGTGTACACCCACGGGATGCTCGATCCCTGGTTCAAGCGCACCTATCCCCTCAAGCACCTCAAGAAGTGGACCTACTGGCCCTGGGCCGACTACCGGGTGCTGCGTGATGCCCGTGCCGTTCTGTTCACCACCGAGCAGGAGCGGCGGCTGGCCCGTCAGTCGTTCTGGCTCTATCGGGCCAAGGAACGCGTGGTGGGCTACGGCACCAGCCCCCCTGCCGGTGACGCGCAAACCCAGCGGCAGCTCTTCCTCGCGACCTATCCCCACCTGCAGGGCAAGCGCCTGTGGCTCTTCCTCAGCCGCATCCACCCCAAAAAGGGAGTGGATCTGCTGATTGAGGCCTTTGCCGCCGTGGCCACCAGCGATCCGCAGCTGCACCTGGTGATCGCCGGCCCCGATCAGGTGGGCTGGCAGGCCGCCCTGCAGACCCGCGCCGCTGAGCTGGGAGTGGCCCATCGCATCATCTGGCCCGGCATGCTCAGCGGTGATCTCAAGTGGGGCGCCTTCCGCGCCGCCGAACTCTTTTGCCTCCCATCCCACCAGGAGAACTTCGGCATCGTGGTGGCCGAGGCCCTGGCCTGCGGCCTGCCCGTGGCCATTGCCGAACCTGTGAACATCTCTGCAGAGGTGGCCGCCGCCGGTGCCGGGCTGGTGCATGACGACACGGTGGCCGGCACCACCGAAGCTCTGCGGCAGTGGTTGGCACTGCCCACCCAAGATCGGGCTCAGATGGGCCTCAGGGCTGAGCGGTTGTTCCGTGAACAGTTTGATTTCGCTTCTGTGGCAAGGCAGCTTTTGCCAGTGCTGTTGCCCACAGCAGGCCGGAATCCCTGA
- a CDS encoding glycosyltransferase family 4 protein has protein sequence MVIVPSEFVRSTLISANISKALISVVPFGSPPALAEPPPERADVSAPLRVLYVGSLGQRKGLSYALDAIAALGSQVSLTLIGQPTSLQCKPLLAALEHHHWIATLPHPQILEQMRQHDVLLLPSLFEGYALVISEALAQALPVITTANSGGTSTLRNGVEGFIVPIRSSHAIAERLQQLVDNRDQLTSMRHACLRRAAELSWAGYEQGLVAVVGQALASPPPPA, from the coding sequence TTGGTCATTGTTCCCAGCGAGTTTGTGCGCTCCACCCTCATCAGCGCCAACATTTCCAAGGCCTTGATTTCCGTGGTGCCGTTTGGCTCCCCTCCAGCATTGGCTGAGCCGCCCCCTGAGCGCGCCGATGTTTCAGCCCCCCTACGGGTGCTCTATGTGGGTTCCCTAGGGCAACGCAAAGGCCTTTCCTATGCGCTCGATGCCATTGCGGCGCTTGGCAGCCAGGTCAGCCTCACCCTGATTGGTCAGCCTACCTCCCTGCAGTGCAAACCCCTGCTTGCCGCCCTTGAACACCACCACTGGATCGCCACCCTGCCCCATCCCCAGATCCTGGAGCAGATGCGACAGCACGATGTGTTGTTGCTGCCCTCGCTGTTTGAGGGCTACGCCCTGGTGATCAGTGAAGCCCTGGCCCAGGCTCTGCCCGTGATCACCACAGCCAATTCCGGTGGCACGTCGACGCTGCGCAACGGTGTGGAGGGCTTCATTGTGCCCATCCGCAGCAGCCATGCGATCGCCGAACGGCTGCAGCAGCTAGTCGACAACCGCGACCAGCTGACCTCCATGCGCCATGCCTGTCTGCGAAGGGCCGCTGAGCTGAGCTGGGCCGGCTACGAACAGGGGCTGGTAGCCGTTGTGGGCCAGGCTCTCGCTTCACCCCCCCCCCCGGCATGA
- a CDS encoding acyltransferase has protein sequence MAAGARIDALTVAVNLDRLVMGEMARIGRGNWITGFPTGTSSPHFSHQPDRCAELHLGAHAAITKDHHIDCTNCVTVGPFTTIAGYRSQLLTHAIDLQHNRQHSEPITIGAYCFVGSNCVILGGSVLPNHCVLGALSLLNKPLAESWCLYAGQPARRCKSIDPDSAYFSRSQGYVV, from the coding sequence ATGGCCGCTGGCGCCCGCATTGATGCGCTCACGGTGGCTGTCAACCTCGACCGGCTCGTCATGGGTGAGATGGCACGGATTGGCCGTGGCAACTGGATCACCGGCTTCCCCACAGGCACCAGTTCGCCCCACTTCTCCCACCAGCCCGATCGGTGTGCCGAACTGCACCTCGGTGCCCATGCCGCTATCACAAAGGATCACCACATTGATTGCACCAACTGCGTCACTGTCGGCCCTTTCACCACCATCGCTGGCTATCGGTCCCAGCTGCTCACTCACGCGATCGACTTGCAGCACAATCGACAGCACAGTGAGCCGATCACCATTGGCGCTTATTGTTTCGTGGGCAGCAACTGCGTGATCCTCGGCGGCAGCGTGCTACCCAACCACTGTGTGCTTGGGGCCCTTTCGTTGTTGAACAAGCCCCTCGCTGAGAGCTGGTGTCTGTACGCAGGCCAGCCCGCCAGGCGCTGCAAATCAATTGATCCAGATTCTGCCTATTTCAGTCGAAGCCAGGGCTATGTGGTGTAG
- a CDS encoding glycosyltransferase family 1 protein, with protein MINHSILVIGNYPADHQQSMLRVARLLVRVYDRNGQSVKLACPPVVLARLPYLPLVAKKYIAYVDKLFLFPLWLWLRRRRFDLVHIADHSNAFYSFCLPRSTTIVNCHDLLAVRGAMGDPSAACEPSVIGLWLQRLIMAGLRRAGAVAFISKATSDDYLRLIGCPAGQRHAVIHLPLNAPFLPGADGLLLATREKAKLPSFPFLLMVGSALPRKNRSLALKLFSRIAASTSFHLVFAGERLSAVEQAFRDSHPYGSRLLSIVAPSQALLNVLYCQAHALLFPSLAEGFGWPLIEAQACGCPVIASTTTSIPEVAGDGALYADPYDVALFAEHVIALENPSQRAELIQLGFANVARFTFDGFSQATSAFALQQ; from the coding sequence ATGATTAATCATAGCATCTTGGTGATTGGAAACTATCCGGCAGACCATCAGCAGAGCATGCTGCGTGTTGCAAGGCTTTTGGTTCGCGTTTACGACCGTAACGGTCAATCAGTCAAGCTTGCATGTCCTCCTGTAGTGCTTGCTCGACTTCCTTATCTGCCGTTAGTTGCGAAAAAGTATATCGCCTATGTTGACAAACTGTTTCTTTTTCCACTCTGGCTTTGGCTACGGCGCCGTCGTTTCGACTTAGTACATATTGCAGATCATAGTAATGCCTTCTATTCCTTCTGCTTGCCACGTAGCACTACCATTGTAAATTGTCATGACTTACTGGCTGTGCGCGGCGCCATGGGTGATCCAAGTGCTGCTTGTGAGCCCTCTGTCATTGGATTGTGGCTCCAGCGTTTGATCATGGCCGGGCTCCGGCGCGCCGGAGCCGTTGCCTTTATTTCTAAGGCCACATCTGACGACTACCTACGCCTCATTGGTTGTCCCGCTGGGCAGCGCCATGCTGTGATTCATCTTCCCTTGAATGCTCCATTCTTGCCAGGCGCAGATGGTCTTCTTCTCGCTACGCGGGAGAAAGCCAAGCTTCCTTCCTTTCCCTTCTTGCTGATGGTTGGTTCTGCTCTTCCACGCAAGAACCGCTCCCTTGCCCTCAAGTTGTTTTCGCGTATAGCCGCGAGCACCTCTTTTCATCTCGTGTTCGCAGGTGAACGGCTCAGCGCTGTTGAGCAGGCCTTTCGCGACAGCCACCCTTACGGGTCTCGCCTGCTTTCGATCGTGGCCCCCAGCCAGGCCCTTTTGAATGTTCTCTACTGCCAGGCCCACGCACTGTTGTTCCCCTCCCTTGCCGAAGGATTCGGCTGGCCCTTGATCGAAGCCCAGGCCTGTGGCTGCCCGGTCATCGCCAGCACCACCACCTCCATTCCTGAGGTAGCTGGCGATGGCGCCCTCTATGCCGATCCCTACGATGTGGCCCTTTTTGCTGAGCATGTGATTGCCCTTGAGAACCCCAGTCAGCGCGCAGAGCTCATCCAGCTTGGATTTGCCAATGTCGCTCGCTTCACCTTTGATGGCTTTAGCCAGGCCACGTCTGCCTTTGCCTTGCAGCAATGA
- a CDS encoding glycosyltransferase family 2 protein, which yields MTTVLSSQPNALPRHPLVSVLVPSYQAGSYLSLLVESMLCQSYQRWELLILDDGSGDLDHPDVQEVLADSRIRTFRWSPNRGVSQAFRFLMEEARGDFWCYPGADDLLSPQFIEQRLVVLDRHPEVSLVFGKGRQIDSHGEEIWVDECQKTFDLLKPLEE from the coding sequence ATGACTACTGTCTTAAGTTCTCAGCCAAATGCGCTTCCGCGTCACCCCCTCGTCTCCGTTTTGGTGCCGAGCTACCAAGCTGGATCGTATCTCTCCCTATTGGTAGAGTCTATGCTGTGCCAATCCTATCAGAGATGGGAGCTTCTGATCTTAGACGACGGATCTGGAGATCTTGATCATCCAGACGTGCAAGAGGTTTTGGCAGACTCACGTATTCGTACTTTTCGGTGGTCTCCCAATCGTGGAGTTAGTCAGGCATTCCGATTCTTGATGGAGGAAGCGCGGGGTGACTTCTGGTGTTATCCAGGTGCAGATGATCTGCTCTCCCCTCAGTTCATCGAACAGAGGCTTGTAGTGCTTGACCGCCATCCTGAAGTGTCTTTGGTGTTTGGCAAGGGGAGGCAAATCGATAGTCATGGTGAGGAAATATGGGTTGATGAGTGTCAAAAGACTTTTGATCTTTTGAAGCCACTTGAGGAGTAG
- a CDS encoding glycosyltransferase has protein sequence MTVAAGVAALPGFSIEIVFKKTRLFFLSDDLNRKVAESRLTISFCNRASIALWRAVCRADLVHLQNPCPDVTAMACFARKPLLTNIINHTKHSRGLHAKLWKLCLHLATRRFYISDFVRRSWECARIPWPNSHVVFPVCQLSSLKPLPVEERTGFVFIARWIENKGLDTLIEAYALADFNRERWPLKLLGDGPLRSRIVARLRELGLSHLVNTPGFVSEVDKAEFIRRSRFVVIPPNTSEDFGLVALEARHLGIPCLITLDGGVPEAAGQYSLCCQPGDVFELRALLQQAAAMDDQSYMALARAAHASLRQELVTPDFYADTYQSMLPAVNK, from the coding sequence ATGACGGTGGCTGCGGGAGTTGCTGCCCTTCCTGGGTTTAGTATTGAAATTGTCTTCAAGAAGACTCGTCTCTTCTTCTTAAGTGACGATTTGAATAGGAAAGTTGCTGAATCAAGGCTCACCATCTCATTCTGCAATCGTGCCAGTATTGCATTGTGGCGAGCGGTCTGTCGTGCTGACCTTGTGCATCTCCAGAATCCCTGTCCAGATGTCACAGCGATGGCCTGCTTTGCTAGAAAGCCATTGTTAACCAATATCATTAATCATACGAAGCACAGTCGAGGTCTGCATGCAAAGCTGTGGAAGCTTTGCTTGCATCTTGCTACCCGCCGTTTCTACATATCTGATTTCGTTCGCCGCAGCTGGGAATGTGCCAGGATTCCTTGGCCGAATAGCCATGTGGTGTTCCCTGTTTGTCAACTCTCATCTCTCAAGCCTTTGCCGGTAGAAGAGAGGACTGGTTTCGTTTTCATTGCTCGCTGGATTGAGAACAAGGGACTAGACACTCTAATTGAGGCCTATGCTCTTGCTGACTTTAACCGTGAGCGTTGGCCTTTGAAGCTGCTTGGCGATGGCCCATTGCGTTCGCGAATCGTTGCTCGCTTACGGGAGTTGGGTCTGTCTCACCTGGTGAATACGCCTGGGTTTGTGAGTGAAGTGGATAAGGCTGAATTCATTCGCAGGAGCCGTTTTGTTGTGATACCCCCTAATACATCCGAGGACTTTGGTCTGGTGGCACTAGAGGCCCGTCACCTCGGAATTCCTTGCCTGATTACACTAGATGGGGGCGTACCTGAGGCAGCAGGGCAGTATTCCCTATGTTGCCAGCCTGGTGATGTTTTTGAGCTACGTGCATTACTTCAACAGGCGGCTGCCATGGATGATCAGTCCTACATGGCTTTGGCACGAGCCGCCCATGCAAGCCTTCGTCAAGAGCTTGTTACTCCTGACTTTTACGCAGACACCTATCAGTCCATGCTCCCTGCAGTTAATAAGTGA
- a CDS encoding glycosyltransferase family 4 protein, with protein sequence MTVGLLLDRIGWFGHYTGYEQLQRFLAGHHSLSLTCIEPQTGYIPRLLGKITSLLLGHGSINQAQAFARLKSFLRLSLQRRSLLHILYGDGHACFWSSFPSKLHSRTVLTFHQPPSQWTPEAIASLKWVRHAIVLYRKDLPFFVKAMPQAAIQFIPYGVDVDFFSPSEKSHFESTKRLLYNGVHLRNVAMMQRLVPAITATHPEVRFDFLVPFHRRDKRDFGDLLHHPSITWHAGLNDQSLLELYRKSFLLLLPMNDSGANTAVVEALACGLPVVTTDVGGIRDYGGGAVFPVVANNDDASMLDLVTRYLIDSAFHQSVSVQSRSFAEDVLDWSLVAYQHREIYLRVSESAESFV encoded by the coding sequence TTGACTGTTGGCCTTTTGCTTGATCGCATTGGCTGGTTTGGGCATTACACGGGATATGAACAACTTCAGCGGTTTCTTGCAGGCCATCATTCACTTTCTCTGACCTGCATTGAGCCCCAGACTGGTTACATCCCAAGGCTCCTTGGTAAGATCACGAGCCTGTTGCTAGGCCATGGGAGCATTAACCAAGCCCAGGCATTTGCTCGGCTCAAGTCTTTTCTTAGGCTTTCTCTCCAGCGCCGCTCTTTGCTTCACATCCTCTACGGTGATGGACATGCCTGTTTTTGGAGTTCCTTCCCTTCAAAGCTCCATTCTCGAACTGTCCTGACATTCCATCAGCCTCCATCCCAGTGGACTCCTGAAGCTATTGCTTCTCTGAAGTGGGTGCGTCATGCCATCGTCCTCTATCGCAAGGATCTTCCCTTCTTTGTGAAGGCGATGCCTCAGGCGGCCATCCAGTTCATTCCGTATGGAGTGGATGTGGATTTCTTCTCGCCAAGTGAGAAATCGCACTTTGAATCTACCAAGCGCTTGCTTTACAACGGTGTCCACCTCAGGAACGTTGCAATGATGCAACGACTTGTTCCTGCCATCACTGCCACACACCCAGAGGTCAGATTTGACTTCCTTGTCCCCTTCCACAGACGTGACAAACGTGACTTCGGAGATCTACTCCACCATCCATCCATTACATGGCACGCTGGTCTCAATGATCAATCGCTGCTCGAACTGTACCGGAAGAGTTTCCTGTTGCTGCTTCCAATGAATGACAGTGGTGCCAATACGGCTGTTGTTGAAGCACTTGCTTGTGGGTTGCCGGTAGTGACGACTGATGTTGGCGGGATTCGTGACTACGGCGGCGGCGCCGTCTTCCCAGTTGTCGCCAATAACGATGATGCATCAATGCTAGACCTTGTAACCAGATACCTAATCGACTCTGCCTTCCACCAATCAGTCTCAGTTCAATCCAGGTCTTTTGCTGAAGATGTTCTTGACTGGAGTCTAGTCGCTTATCAGCACCGTGAGATATATCTTCGAGTGAGTGAGTCGGCTGAATCATTTGTCTAA
- a CDS encoding glycosyltransferase: MGTNLIYLDTFGASGGVGRVTRELVPALSRFTPVSVAGCSHVVASLRGNLPADVPLHNLTPAKASLRRLSYEIAKRKGSPFKNLSTYLLSVLRKRFPLSPLLVNFPQLLSPPRETLSYSLLIYDLNWLSYPENFERPKEIDSWCRQWCGGADFIFCISEFIRTELIERYGTSLEKTVATPLAPFVNCGTSFPDAAVLQRFGLHDTGFFLYPSVFGLHKGHDLLVTSLKEANRTLPVVLTCGRPELASAPSTAYGSYLAGLSADFAALEADGKLVILQGLTDAEMSTLRQKCRAFVLPSRYEGYGFPFAEAITLGKPVIRSEIPAFQEIAERHCLPGNDQCTFTNVMELTALLQTYSHSPPPTVHMSAVQWSWLDCAKKIHQCLIESI, translated from the coding sequence ATGGGAACGAACCTGATTTATCTTGATACCTTCGGAGCATCAGGAGGCGTGGGGCGTGTTACCCGTGAACTCGTACCTGCGCTCAGCCGCTTCACGCCGGTTTCGGTTGCGGGATGTTCACATGTTGTGGCCAGCCTTCGCGGAAACTTACCAGCTGATGTTCCACTACACAACCTCACACCTGCCAAAGCATCTTTACGGCGACTTTCATACGAGATTGCAAAACGCAAAGGATCACCATTTAAGAACTTATCGACATATCTTCTTTCGGTTCTGAGAAAGCGCTTTCCTCTAAGTCCGCTTCTAGTCAACTTTCCGCAGCTTCTTTCACCTCCACGGGAGACTTTATCTTATTCACTTCTGATCTATGATCTTAATTGGCTTTCTTACCCTGAAAACTTCGAGAGGCCTAAAGAAATTGATTCATGGTGCCGCCAATGGTGCGGCGGCGCTGACTTCATATTCTGCATCTCGGAGTTCATTCGTACTGAGTTGATTGAACGCTACGGCACATCCCTAGAGAAGACTGTGGCAACTCCCCTCGCCCCATTTGTTAACTGTGGAACGTCATTCCCTGATGCAGCAGTTCTGCAGAGGTTTGGCTTACACGATACTGGCTTTTTTCTCTACCCCAGCGTCTTCGGCCTCCATAAAGGTCATGACCTCCTAGTCACTTCCCTGAAGGAAGCAAACCGAACCCTGCCTGTTGTACTGACCTGCGGTCGTCCAGAGCTGGCATCAGCTCCTTCAACAGCCTATGGTTCCTATCTTGCGGGTCTTTCAGCAGATTTCGCCGCATTGGAAGCTGACGGCAAGCTCGTGATTTTGCAGGGGTTAACTGATGCCGAGATGTCAACCTTGCGCCAAAAATGCCGGGCTTTCGTGCTGCCCAGTCGCTATGAGGGCTACGGCTTTCCATTTGCTGAGGCCATTACGCTTGGCAAACCAGTCATTCGCAGTGAGATCCCCGCTTTCCAAGAGATCGCAGAGCGGCACTGTCTGCCTGGCAATGATCAATGTACGTTTACGAACGTAATGGAGTTGACGGCACTTCTGCAAACCTATTCTCATTCCCCACCGCCGACTGTACACATGTCTGCTGTCCAGTGGTCTTGGCTTGATTGTGCGAAAAAGATTCATCAATGTCTAATAGAATCGATTTGA
- a CDS encoding glycosyltransferase, protein MSLSVIIFTYNPRKDYLLRVLDALRNQTLSLNEWELILVDNASDDVLSSTYDLGWHPHGRHVREDKLGLTLARLRGIREARGDLLVFVDDDNVLHPDYLENVLIIAHHFPFLGSFGGQVHAIYESAPHPDVEAFLYYLLDTRLTKARWGQDEDYHRFSPSGAGMAVRRKVAERYIEKLKSDPRRIGLGRRGAQLFAGEDKDLAFCSHDMRMGNGLFPELILDHLIPSSRLQPEFFVRVAKAGSFSNVILRYLNGVDYLEKPITLAQLAKRGLKRLVSSSLAKKIDSACALGRMDALDKIQEWERT, encoded by the coding sequence ATGTCTTTATCCGTAATTATCTTTACATATAATCCACGTAAGGACTATCTTCTTCGTGTTCTAGATGCCTTAAGGAATCAGACTCTAAGTCTGAATGAGTGGGAGCTAATACTGGTTGACAATGCTTCGGATGATGTGTTGTCTTCAACCTATGATCTAGGCTGGCATCCTCATGGACGCCATGTCCGCGAAGATAAGTTGGGTCTAACGTTGGCACGGCTGCGTGGAATTAGAGAAGCGAGAGGTGATCTTCTCGTTTTCGTAGATGATGACAACGTGCTTCATCCGGATTATCTAGAGAATGTATTGATTATAGCGCATCACTTTCCGTTTCTGGGCTCATTTGGTGGCCAAGTTCATGCAATTTACGAATCAGCACCACATCCTGATGTAGAAGCCTTTCTCTATTACCTTCTTGATACAAGACTGACCAAAGCACGCTGGGGTCAAGATGAAGACTATCATCGCTTTTCTCCTTCTGGAGCTGGCATGGCTGTCAGACGGAAAGTCGCTGAGAGATACATTGAAAAGTTAAAATCAGATCCAAGACGTATTGGCTTAGGCCGCAGAGGTGCACAACTCTTTGCTGGGGAAGATAAAGATTTAGCATTCTGTTCACATGACATGCGAATGGGCAATGGTCTCTTTCCTGAACTAATCCTGGATCATCTCATCCCTTCTTCACGCCTTCAACCTGAGTTTTTTGTCCGTGTAGCTAAGGCTGGGTCATTTAGTAATGTTATTCTTCGTTATCTTAATGGAGTTGACTATTTGGAGAAACCAATCACATTGGCCCAGTTGGCCAAAAGAGGCTTAAAACGACTAGTGTCCTCCTCCCTAGCCAAAAAGATTGATTCAGCTTGCGCCTTGGGCCGGATGGATGCGCTTGATAAAATCCAAGAATGGGAACGAACCTGA